In Chromatiales bacterium, the genomic stretch AGCAGTTTCACATAGCCGCCAAGCGGTATCGCCGACAGGCAGTATTCAGTCTGGTCAGCACCGGCACGGCGGGACCAGAGCACCTGCCCGAAACCAATCGAGTAACGCAAAACCTTCACACCAAACAGGCGGGCAACGGCGTAGTGCCCGAATTCGTGTACCGCTACAAGCAGCGCGATGGCCGCAATGAAGGCGAGCAGGGAATTGAGAATGGTTGGCATGGCGTCAATACTAAGACATCAGGCAGGGATCCGTCCCATCCACTGCAGCGCCAGCGCAAACAACGGGGTCGCCGCCGTGATGCTGTCAATCCGGTCGAGGACACCGCCATGACCGGGAAACAGCCGGCCGCTGTCCTTGATGCCGACACTGCGCTTGAACATGCTCTCGGTCAGGTCACCGAGGATGGATATCGCTGCCATGCACAGACCGAGCGGCAGCATGGCCGCCAGTGGCAGGCCAAGCAGGCCGCCGCCCAGACCTGCAACAAGTACCGCGCTGACCAGACCCCCACCGACCCCTTCGAGCGTCTTGCCTGGACTGACGCGCGGCGCCAGCTTCAGACGCCCCCAGCGATGCCCGGCAAAGTACGCGCCGATATCCGCAGCCCAGATGATCGCCAGAGCAAGCAGCAGCAGCGCCGGTCCCTGCCCCGCCACCTGCAGGATGCTCACCAGGCTGATCCAGGCCGGAACCAGGACGAAAACGCCAGCCAGTCCGGCGGCAATTGGCGAAATCGGCACCGGGTAGCGCAGGACCCAGACCAGCGCGGTTAACCACCACGCGAGCGCTGCCCATAGCACGAGCGACAGGTCGAGCTGACGGGGAACGAGCACATAGACCGCTGCATAGGCGCCGGCCAGCAACAACAGCCACGCATAGCGCACCAGCGGATTTACCGCACCGAGAAATGCCGACCATTCGCGAGCAGCGAGCAACATCAGCAACGCCGCCACACCGGTTGCCACGCTGCCGGGAGCGACAAAGAGAACTATCAGCAGAACCGTGACCAGCACTGCCGCGGTTAGTACCCGCTTTATCAGTTCAGTCACGGGGATACCGCGACTCTGTCCGGAGCGCACGCCCCGCGGCGGTACTCAATCGCCGATGGCCTCGAGCTGCCCGGTGACACCACCAAAGCGCCTCTGCCTGTGACTGAATGCGTCCAGTACCGCCACCAGTTCCTCCGCGTTGAAATCCGGCCAGAGGGTATCAGTGAAATGCAGCTCGGTATAAGCCAGATCCCACAGCAGAAAATTCGAAATACGCCGCTCACCACCGGTACGTATCAGCAGATCAGGAGCCGGCAGACCCGCCAGGGCACGATGGCGGTCGATCAGTGACTCGTCGATATCAGCAGGATCGAGATCGCCGGATCTCAGTTTCTGACCAATCCGCCGCACGGCCTGAACCATATCCCACTGGCCGCCATAGGCGACTGCAAGCACGAGCGTCATACGCGAGTTCGCCGCAGTCCGAGCCTCGGCATCGGCCATGCGCTTGCGCAAGATCGTCGGCAGGCTGTCACGTGCACCGATAAAGCGCAGCTGTATGCCGTTTTCATGCAGGGCATCGACCTCGCGCTGCAGCACCTCGACGAACAGACGCATGAGTGCATCGACCTCGCCCGGAGGCCGCTTCCAGTTTTCGCTGCTGAAGGCAAAAAGCGTCAGCACCTTTACATGCTGGGCGGCACAAGCCTCGATGACAGCGCGAGCGGCCTTGACGCCGGCACGGTGGCCAGCGTGACGGGGGCGCCCATGCGCGGTGGCCCAGCGCCCGTTCCCGTCCATGATCATGGCCACGTGGGCAGGCAGTACAGCCTGGAATTTATTGCTGCTGGTCATCGACGCTCAGATCTGTCTCAGAAGTTCCATAACTATCAGAACTCCATGATTTCCTTCTGTTTATCCTCAGAGATCTTCTCGATCTCAGCGACATGCTTGTCGGTAATCTCCTGGATCATCGCCTCGCCCTGATGCTCCTGATCCTCGTTGATCAGCTTGTCTTTCAGCAGTTCCTTGATGTCGTTGATGGCATCGCGCCTGACATTGCGTATGGCAACCCGGCCCTGCTCGGCTTCCTGGCGAACCAGCTTCGCAAGGTCCCGTCGCCGTTCTTCGGTAAGCACCGGCAGCGGCACACGGATCACCATGCCGGCACTGCGCGGCGTCAGGCCGAGATTCGCACTCATGATGGCTTTTTCTATCACCGCCACCATCGATTTTTCCCAAGGCGTCACCGTCAGCGTGCGGGAATCTTCGATGGCAACGTTCGCGGTCTGCGTCAGCGGAACGCTGGTGCCGTAGTAATCAACGGTCAGGTGTTCGAGCAGGCTCGGGTGCGCGCGGCCGGTGCGGAGCTTTCGCAGGCCCTGCGACATTGCCACAACGCATTTGGCCATGCGCTGATCAGCATCCTTTCTGATCTCATCGATCACGACATAACCTCCGGACTACACGATCTACTCTGTAATCAGAGTGCCCACATTCTCGCCGCGAGCGAGACGCACCAGCTCCCCGGCTCCGTTCAGATTGAAAACACGGATCGGCACATGATTCTCACGGCACATGACAACCGCCGTGGTATCCATGACGTTGAGCTTGTCGCTGATCACCTGGTCAAAGTTCAGCCGGTCGTAGCGCACTGCCTTGGGATCCTTGACAGGATCGGCCGTATAGACCCCATCGACCTTGGTGCCCTTGACCAGCACATCGGCATCGATCTCAATGGCACGCAATGCCGCAGCGGTGTCGGTCGTGAAAAACGGGTTGCCTGTGCCTGCCGCAAAGATCGTCACCCGTCCTTTTTCGAGGTGACGGATTGCGCGGCGCCGGATGTAGTCTTCGCAGACTTCGTGGATCTGCAAGGCCGACATCACCCGGGCATGCGTACCGATACGCTCGAGGGCGTCCTGCAAGGCAAGTGAATTGATGACCGTTGCGAGCATCCCCATATGGTCACCGGTGACCCGGTCCATACCCGCCCGGGCGAGGCCCGCGCCGCGGAAAATATTGCCACCACCGATAACGATGCCAAGCTGCACCCCAAGGGCGACAACCTCTTTCAGCTCGGCTGCTACCCGGGCCAGCACAGCGGGATCAATGCCGTAATCCCCACCGCCCATAAGTACCTCACCGCTGAGTTTCAGCAGGATGCGCCGGTAGAGCAGAAGGGTCTCATTCATGCGATCAGAACCGTGCGATGTCGATTGAAGGGCTGGTGCAAAACCCGGTTGATTCTACCGGATTTGCTGCCCTGCGATGTTAACAGCAGGACAGGCTTGCGACGTACCGCACAGCTGGCCGGAAATGCGATCGGCCGATCATGAAGTGGCTCAGCCCCCCGAATGCATGGCAGCGACTGCTTCAGCGATGTTTTCCGACTTCTTCTCGATCCCCTCGCCCACCTCAAGACGCACAAAACTCTTTACGGTGGCGCCACGTTGCTTGAGCAGTTTCTCGATGGAAATATCCGGGTCCTTGACGAAGGACTGGCCAAGCAAAACGATTTCATTCAGATACTTGCGCAGCCGACCCTCGACCATCTTGGCGACGATCTCGGGCGGCTTGCCCTCACCCTGGGCCTGCTCGGAGAGGATCCGGCGCTCGTTGGCGCGAATCTCTTCGGGCACATCGTCAGCTGACAGGAAGCGCGGGCTGCTCGCAGCGATATGCATCGCCAGATCCTTGCCGAGATCCGCATCACCACCAACCACATCGACAAGCACGCCGATCCGCGTACCGTGAAAATAGGTGCCCAGCTGTCCGGCTGGCCGGACATAGTCAAAGCGGCGCACACCGATGTTTTCACCGATCTTGGCAACCAGGTCCCGCCGGGTTTCCTCGAGCGTCCGTCCGTCAGCGGCTGCGAGCGCCATCAGTTCATCGACCGTCCCGGGCTGCTTTGCGGCTGCCATCTCAACGGCTGCCTGCGCAAAGCGCTGAAAGTTGTCGTCTTTGGCAACGAAATCCGTTTCGCAGTTGACCTCCATGATAGCGGTCACATCGCCACCGGGGCTGACTGCCATCATGACCTGTCCTTCGGCGGCGATCCGTCCGGCCTTCTTGTCGGCTTTAGCCTGACCGCGGGTACGCAGAAGTTCTTGTGCCGCATCGATCGCACCATCGGCATCGATCAACGCCTTCTTGCACTCCATCATGCCGGCGCCAGTGCGCTCGCGCAGTTCCTTGACGAGACTTGCGGCAATCGTCATCACGACTCTCCAGATTCATAAACAGCGGCCCCTGCAATACACGAGGCCTGGCTGGTGCCCGTAAGGCACCGGAAAAACTTCCGGGCTGCACAAGCAGCCCGGCATGGAGCAGGCAGGCCTATGGAATCAGGCCTCTGCTTCCGTCTGATCGCCTGGCGACGCGGCATCGGCTGCCGCTTCTTCCGGCTCGGCCTTTGCAGCCGGACCCGGTGCTGCAACCGGTTTCCGTGCCGGCCGCCTGGCTGCACCGGCCCGCTTGCCATCGGGGTTTGCCCGGGGACGCCCGTCGGCATCAAGTTCGACAAAATCGTCTTCGCCGACCGGCAGGGCCGGAATTGCCGACTGGCCGGCGATTACCGCGTCCGCAATCGCGATTGAATAGAGTTCGGCGGCCCGCATTGCGTCATCGTTACCGGGCACCATGTACTGGACACCATCGGGCGAAGAATTGGTGTCAACAATACCTACAACGGGAATGCCCAGCTTGTTGGCCTCATGAACCGCGATCTTTTCATGACCGACATCGATCACGAAAATCGCATCCGGCAGCGACGCCATGCTTTTCACGCCCCCCAGGCTGCGCTCAAGCTTTTCACGCTCACGCCGACGCTCAAGAACCTCTTTCTTGGTCAGACGCGTGAAAGTGCCGTCCTCTTCCATCGCATCGAGTTCCTCGAGG encodes the following:
- a CDS encoding phosphatidate cytidylyltransferase, with the translated sequence MTELIKRVLTAAVLVTVLLIVLFVAPGSVATGVAALLMLLAAREWSAFLGAVNPLVRYAWLLLLAGAYAAVYVLVPRQLDLSLVLWAALAWWLTALVWVLRYPVPISPIAAGLAGVFVLVPAWISLVSILQVAGQGPALLLLALAIIWAADIGAYFAGHRWGRLKLAPRVSPGKTLEGVGGGLVSAVLVAGLGGGLLGLPLAAMLPLGLCMAAISILGDLTESMFKRSVGIKDSGRLFPGHGGVLDRIDSITAATPLFALALQWMGRIPA
- the uppS gene encoding di-trans,poly-cis-decaprenylcistransferase, whose translation is MTSSNKFQAVLPAHVAMIMDGNGRWATAHGRPRHAGHRAGVKAARAVIEACAAQHVKVLTLFAFSSENWKRPPGEVDALMRLFVEVLQREVDALHENGIQLRFIGARDSLPTILRKRMADAEARTAANSRMTLVLAVAYGGQWDMVQAVRRIGQKLRSGDLDPADIDESLIDRHRALAGLPAPDLLIRTGGERRISNFLLWDLAYTELHFTDTLWPDFNAEELVAVLDAFSHRQRRFGGVTGQLEAIGD
- the frr gene encoding ribosome recycling factor, producing MIDEIRKDADQRMAKCVVAMSQGLRKLRTGRAHPSLLEHLTVDYYGTSVPLTQTANVAIEDSRTLTVTPWEKSMVAVIEKAIMSANLGLTPRSAGMVIRVPLPVLTEERRRDLAKLVRQEAEQGRVAIRNVRRDAINDIKELLKDKLINEDQEHQGEAMIQEITDKHVAEIEKISEDKQKEIMEF
- a CDS encoding UMP kinase, producing the protein MNETLLLYRRILLKLSGEVLMGGGDYGIDPAVLARVAAELKEVVALGVQLGIVIGGGNIFRGAGLARAGMDRVTGDHMGMLATVINSLALQDALERIGTHARVMSALQIHEVCEDYIRRRAIRHLEKGRVTIFAAGTGNPFFTTDTAAALRAIEIDADVLVKGTKVDGVYTADPVKDPKAVRYDRLNFDQVISDKLNVMDTTAVVMCRENHVPIRVFNLNGAGELVRLARGENVGTLITE
- a CDS encoding elongation factor Ts — protein: MTIAASLVKELRERTGAGMMECKKALIDADGAIDAAQELLRTRGQAKADKKAGRIAAEGQVMMAVSPGGDVTAIMEVNCETDFVAKDDNFQRFAQAAVEMAAAKQPGTVDELMALAAADGRTLEETRRDLVAKIGENIGVRRFDYVRPAGQLGTYFHGTRIGVLVDVVGGDADLGKDLAMHIAASSPRFLSADDVPEEIRANERRILSEQAQGEGKPPEIVAKMVEGRLRKYLNEIVLLGQSFVKDPDISIEKLLKQRGATVKSFVRLEVGEGIEKKSENIAEAVAAMHSGG
- the rpsB gene encoding 30S ribosomal protein S2, encoding MTDVSMRQMLEAGVHFGHQTRYWNPKMGPYIFGARNNIHIINLEHTVPMFRKAANFVSSLAANGGKVLFVGTKRSASESVKAQATRCGMPHVSHRWLGGTLTNFKTIKQSIKRLEELDAMEEDGTFTRLTKKEVLERRREREKLERSLGGVKSMASLPDAIFVIDVGHEKIAVHEANKLGIPVVGIVDTNSSPDGVQYMVPGNDDAMRAAELYSIAIADAVIAGQSAIPALPVGEDDFVELDADGRPRANPDGKRAGAARRPARKPVAAPGPAAKAEPEEAAADAASPGDQTEAEA